The following are from one region of the Coffea eugenioides isolate CCC68of chromosome 2, Ceug_1.0, whole genome shotgun sequence genome:
- the LOC113763454 gene encoding protein HASTY 1 translates to MEDSGMVNNVAAALAAALDWRSSGDARKAAYSYLESVKAGDIRHLANASFTLVKKDWSSEIRLQAFKMLQHLVRLRWDELNPTEKRNFAKMAVDLMSEMANPSEEWALKSQTAALVAEVVRREGVSLWQELLPSLISLSNHGPTQAEIVSMMLRWLPEDVMVHNEDLEGDRRRLLLRGLTESLPDILPLLYSLLERHFGAALAEASRQQSDIVKQHAATVTATLNAVNAYAEWAPLPDLAKYGIIHACGFLLSSPDFCLHACEFFKFVCPRKRPIDGTSEFDSAMGQIFQILMNVSRDFLAKSSSSIAMDESEFEFAEYITESMVFLGSSNLQSVAGDAGIVSSYLQQMLGFFQHCKLALHCQSLLFWLALMRDLVSKSKIFPSDNAVEKSNSSSGQADIEKKKILAFVNDDIFNAILDASFQRMLKKEKVHPHSALLVGTLELWSDDFEGKGDFGQYRSRLLELIRFVASEKPLIAATKISERINAIVKSLLLAPTPAQELATMESMQLPLENVAIAVFDGSNDFGRMPSEVQLALCRIFEGLLQQLLSLKWIEPALVQVLGRYLDALGPFLKHYPDAAGTVINKLFELLTSLPLIVKDPSVSAARHARLQICTSFIRIAKAADKSLLPHMKGIADTMAYLQKEGTLLRGEHNLLAEAFLIMAASAGVQQQQQVLAWLLEPLSNQWTQVEWQEAYLSEPAGLVRLCAETSFMWSLFHTVTFFERALKRSGVRKGNFNLQNISTALHPMASHISWMLPPLLKLLRAVHSLWSPPVAQALPAEVKGAMIMSDVERTSLLGEGSLRLPRSALTFSDGSQLDMHKEGHSDPTEIDIRNWLKGIRDSGYNVLGLSATVEDSFFKYLDSDSIALALMENIQSMEFRHIRQLVHSSIIPLVRCCPSDLWEGWMEKLLHPLLFHSQRALSSSWSSLLQEGHAKVPDLHGIPSGSDLKVEVMEEKLLRDLTREICSLLSVLASSGLNSGLPSLEQSGQVGRVDVSTLKGLDAFVSSSMVGFLLNHKSLALPALQISLEAFRWTDAEAVTKVASFCGAVVLLSIVTNNADIQEFVCKHLFSAIIQGLALESNAIINADLVGLCREIFIYLSDRDPAPREILLSLPCITQQDFLAFQEALSKTSSPKEQKQHMKSFLLLATGNQLKALASQKSATVISNVSGRPRNLGPAPESNLSDGGDAIGLAAIM, encoded by the exons CATTTGGTGCGATTACGTTGGGATGAACTCAATCCTACAGAAAAAAGGAACTTTGCTAAAATGGCGGTTGATTTGATGTCTGAAATGGCAAATCCTTCTGAAGAGTGGGCCTTGAAGAGTCAGACAGCTGCTCTTGTTGCTGAG GTAGTCAGGAGAGAAGGAGTGAGTCTTTGGCAGGAGCTTCTTCCATCTTTAATTTCTCTGTCCAATCACGGTCCTACCCAA GCAGAGATAGTGTCAATGATGCTAAGGTGGCTTCCTGAAGATGTAATGGTTCATAATGAAGATTTGGAAG GTGATAGGCGTAGGCTGTTATTACGTGGGCTTACCGAGTCCTTGCCCGACATATTACCTCTATTGTACAGC TTACTGGAGAGGCATTTTGGTGCTGCACTGGCTGAAGCAAGCAGGCAGCAGTCGGACATTGTGAAACAGCATGCAGCAACTGTAACAGCTACTCTAAATGCTGTTAATGCATATGCTGAGTGGGCTCCCTTGCCTGATCTTGCAAAATATGGAATAATCCATGC CTGTGGTTTTTTACTCTCTTCTCCTGACTTTTGTCTTCATGCATGCGAGTTTTTCAAGTTTGTCTGCCCAAG AAAACGACCTATTGATGGCACTTCTGAATTTGATTCAGCTATGGGTCAGATCTTCCAGATCTTGATGAATGTTTCAAGAGATTTCTTGGCCAAATCTAGCTCCAGTATTGCTATGGATGAGAGTGAATTTGAGTTTGCAGAATATATCACTGAAAGTATGGTCTTTTTGGGGTCTTCAAACTTGCAGTCTGTTGCTGGTGATGCCGGAATTGTTTCCTCTTATCTTCAACAG ATGCTGGGATTCTTCCAACACTGTAAACTAGCACTACATTGCCAGTCTCTGCTCTTTTGGCTG GCTTTGATGAGGGATTTGGTGTCCAAGTCAAAGATTTTTCCCAGCGACAATGCAGTTGAAAAGAGTAATTCAAGTTCTGGGCAAGCTGATATTGAGAAGAAAAAGATTCTAGCTTTTGTTAATGATGACATCTTTAATGCAATACTGGACGCATCTTTTCAGCGCATgctgaagaaagaaaaggttCATCCTCACTCAGCTCTTCTGGTTGGGACACTGGAGTTGTGGAGTGACGACTTTGAGGGCAAAGGAGATTTTGGCCAGTACCGTTCACGACTT TTGGAGCTGATCCGATTTGTTGCATCTGAGAAGCCCCTTATAGCTGCCACTAAGATTTCTGAGAGAATAAATGCTATTGTTAAGAGTCTCTTACTTGCCCCAACGCCTGCCCAG GAATTGGCTACAATGGAAAGCATGCAGCTGCCTCTAGAAAATGTTGCGATTGCAGTTTTTGATGGATCAAATGATTTTGGAAGGATGCCCTCTGAAGTTCAACTTGCTTTGTGCAGGATATTTGAAG GTCTACTCCAGCAACTTCTATCTTTGAAATGGATTGAGCCTGCCCTTGTTCAAGTTCTTGGACGCTACTTGGATGCATTGGGTCCCTTCCTGAAGCACTATCCAGATGCAGCCGGCACTGTAATCAATAAACTCTTCGAGCTTTTGACCTCTCTACCACTTATTGTCAAG GATCCTTCAGTGAGTGCCGCTCGGCATGCGAGGTTGCAGATATGCACGTCATTTATTCGAATAGCCAAGGCTGCTGACAAAAGCCTCCTTCCACATATGAAG GGGATTGCAGACACAATGGCATATCTGCAGAAGGAGGGTACTTTGCTTCGAGGAGAGCATAACCTTCTAGCTGAAGCATTTCTGATCATGGCTGCTTCTGCGGG AGTTCAACAGCAGCAACAAGTGTTGGCATGGTTGCTTGAACCTTTGAGTAACCAGTGGACACAGGTAGAGTGGCAGGAAGCATATCTGTCTGAACCTGCAGGCTTAGTCCGTCTCTGTGCAGAGACATCATTTATGTGGTCGCTCTTCCACACAGTGACTTTCTTTGAGAGGGCACTGAAGAGAAGCGGTGTCAGAAAAGGCAATTTCAACTTGCAAAATATTTCAACTGCTTTGCATCCAATGGCTTCTCATATATCATGGATGTTGCCTCCTCTCCTTAAA CTGCTGCGTGCTGTACATTCTCTTTGGTCTCCACCTGTTGCTCAAGCATTACCTGCAGAAGTAAAAGGAGCAATGATCATGAGTGATGTTGAAAGAACCAGTCTTCTTGGCGAAGGGAGTCTTAGATTGCCTAGAAGTGCTTTAACGTTTTCTGATGGCTCTCAGCTTGATATGCACAAGGAAGGCCATTCAGATCCCACTGAGATAGATATAAGGAATTGGCTGAAAGGTATCAGGGACAGTGG GTATAACGTTCTTGGTTTGTCAGCAACAGTTGAAGAttcttttttcaaatatttGGACTCCGATTCCATTGCTTTAGCATTGATGGAAAATATACAATCAATGGAGTTCAGGCATATACGGCAGCTTGTTCACTCAAGTATTATTCCATTAGTCAGGTGCTGTCCTTCAGATTTGTGGGAGGGATGGATGGAAAAGCTTCTGCATCCGTTACTTTTCCATAGTCAGCGGGCACTTAGCAGCTCATGGTCTAGTTTATTGCAGGAAGGTCATGCAAAGGTTCCAGATCTCCATGGTATACCATCAGGGTCAGACTTAAAAGTGGAAGTAATGGAGGAAAAGCTTCTTCGAGATCTGACTCGTGAGATTTGTTCACTCCTTTCCGTTCTTGCTTCATCAGGACTCAATTCTGGGCTTCCTTCTCTGGAACAGTCTGGGCAGGTTGGCCGAGTTGATGTATCTACTCTTAAAGGTTTAGATGCATTCGTCTCAAGCTCTATGGTTGG GTTTTTGTTGAACCACAAAAGCCTTGCTCTGCCTGCTTTGCAGATCAGTTTGGAGGCTTTTAGATGGACAGATGCTGAAGCTGTCACAAAAGTTGCCTCCTTCTGCGGAGCCGTTGTTCTTCTTTCAATTGTAACCAATAACGCAGACATTCAAGAGTTTGTTTGTAAACATTTATTTTCTGCAATCATCCAAGGATTGGCCCTTGAATCCAATGCCATAATCAATGCTGACCTAGTTGGTCTCTGTCGCGAAATCTTCATTTATCTCTCTGATAGAGACCCTGCTCCTAGGGAG ATTTTGCTTTCTCTTCCTTGCATTACCCAACAAGATTTTCTTGCTTTTCAAGAAGCTTTGTCAAAAACAAGTAGTCCCAAGGAGCAGAAGCAGCATATGAAGAGCTTCCTGTTATTAGCTACTGGAAACCAGTTAAAAGCACTAGCTTCTCAGAAAAGTGCAACTGTCATTTCCAATGTTTCAG GGAGACCTCGCAATTTGGGTCCTGCTCCGGAATCCAACCTCAGTGATGGGGGGGATGCTATTGGATTGGCTGCAATTATGTAG